The genome window ATAGTTAGCGAGCAGTACCGGTAGCTGAGTAGCTAGCTTGTTAGCCAACATGAGTAGATGTGAGTAAGCAAAAAACCCTATGTTCGGGGTAGAGCTatctagctctagctatctagctaaAATATCTGTCCACTAGCTAATTGTTTGGTGGCCTGCGTTTTTACTCATCCTTGCTCCTTTCTGTATTCTAAACTCTTGGCAACGGGACTCTATAAGCTACCATTTAGAAGTGCATAGGTTTAGATTTGCGAACTATAGCTAGAAAGCTAGTTAGCTTTTTCGTAGAATTAGagaattagctagctagctactagctaAGCTAGTTTGCCAGGGGTTAGCCTGCTAGCATGCTAATGATATGGTGACTAACTTTCAGTTTCAGTTTTATCTCTGAGCTTTTTCCATTATAACATTGTTGTTTAAGTCGAATGCTTCTGTCAAAAATTTGGAATGGGTTTGCTTGGCGTGCACTTTGACAGGTGGCTGCAAACTGAAACCCCACACTGTTTTATCCCAGTTACTTTATTATTTATGCAGCAGACATGTGAAACCCAAGTTACACAAAAGTCTATGGGTGTTAGTAAGTTGCTAGCAGTTGAACTGAATTGTTCGTTGGTGGAATACTGTGAAGAATGCAAGATAATTATGTGGGTTTTGTTAAATAGCTGAAATAGTTGAAATagcttttttatttatataatatTTTCTTCTCTAACTTTCCGCAGTTCCGTAATCAGTATGACAACGATGTCACAGTATGGAGCCCACAGGTAAACTAGGAAATGCCGCTTTGTTTTGGCTTTAACCATGAAGTGACATTTTCCTCAAAGTATCATCTAGCTAACACTTTATTCTGCATGTGCTTCAGGGCCGCATTCACCAGATTGAGTATGCAATGGAAGCGGTGAAACAAGGTTCTGCTACAGTTGGTCTCAAGTCAAGAACCATTGCTGTACTAGTTGCTCTAAAGGTAAGACCTTTTGAACAGTtaaaattacaacacatttggagTTTGTTCCAAGATTAGACTATAGATTTACAATAATATCACAATACTTCAGTTTGACCACAAGCTTAAAGTGGGGTTGGGAACCGAAAACTAAATTAGTACCGGTTCTAGAAGTAAACTTCAATATCTGGTTCCATGAACAGATGTGTGGGTATATTGTAGGAGAAATGATGATCTTGAATTTATACTTTGTGCTGTAATTGGCCTAGGTAGGCTAGATCATTCCTTCCAAAATTAAAAATTGCTTTCTCTTGACTGACATGCTTCTGTCTTGCGTGCCTCTTTAGAGAGCACAGTCAGAGCTGGCTGCCCATCAGAAGAAGATTCTTCATGTGGATAGCCATATTGGCATCTCGATTGCTGGACTGACAGCTGATGCCAGGCTCTTGTGgtaagaacacaaacacacccatggTGGCTAATGGAGGCTCCAGAATATCTTAAAAATTCTGGTGTTAAGGACCTCTCTTTTCCTGTCCTCTTTAGTAACTTCATGCGTCAGGAGTGCCTAGACTCCAGGTTTGTGTTCGACAGACCCCTCCCTGCGTCACGGCTCGTCACACTCATTGGCAGCAGTATCCTTGTTTGGGGGGTTTCAAATGTTTGGTGTACTTTTTTGAATTGCATGTGAAAGTTCTCTCTCTCGACCAAAACTCTACCTTAACCTGTCACTTAGAAACTCAAATCCCAACACAGAGATATGGCAGAAGGCCATATGGTGTGGGACTGCTCATTGCTGGTTATGACGTAAGTTTTAGTTTAGGTTAAATGGATTGAGTGGAATACCTTCGAATGAGTTGGAATGGAAAAGTTGATTGTAGCCAGGAGAAATGCAGAGCCTTAAATATGATTGTGACCGGTTTATTCAATATTTGCTCTCTTTTAGGATATGGGCCCTCATATCTATCAGACTTGCCCCTCAGCCAACTACTTTGACTGCAAAGCCATGTCCATCGGAGCGCGGTCCC of Osmerus mordax isolate fOsmMor3 chromosome 4, fOsmMor3.pri, whole genome shotgun sequence contains these proteins:
- the LOC136941737 gene encoding proteasome subunit alpha type-1 produces the protein MFRNQYDNDVTVWSPQGRIHQIEYAMEAVKQGSATVGLKSRTIAVLVALKRAQSELAAHQKKILHVDSHIGISIAGLTADARLLCNFMRQECLDSRFVFDRPLPASRLVTLIGSKTQIPTQRYGRRPYGVGLLIAGYDDMGPHIYQTCPSANYFDCKAMSIGARSQSARTYLERNMDAFLDCNLNDLVQHGLRALRETLPAEQDLTIKNVSIGIVGKDTEFTIYDDDAVAPFLEGLEERPQRKVAQPADEPAADKPDEPMDM